Below is a window of Caldisericota bacterium DNA.
TGTATAAGGACTTTTAGGATCCCTATATTATCTGTTGCTTTTCCCTCAATGTTAATGATTTTTTGATTCGTAATGCTATTTTGCTTTGGTTGTGTAATTTCAATTTCCGGTGGCACAGCATCCGTTATTGTTTTTCGTGCTAAAATTTCAACCAGTGCTTCCTCGGATTCCGCATAATCTTCGTTGTATGCTTCTCCTCTTATGGCAAGCGTATTTGGCGAGTATTGTTCGTCAAACGGGAGAGGGAGATTAAATTCAATTTTGAATTTGCCTGTATCTATTTTTGTTACATAAAATAGTAGGCCGTAATTTTCGATTGGATTGTTATTGTATGTGATTGACCACTTTATAGTAGGATTGCTAAAAGAAGCGGTTATGTAAATTGGTTCTTTTAGGCCTGCAAGAAGTTCTTTTCGCGATGTTCCGCCCGGAGGGATTATCTCGTAGTCCGCGTAAAGCTTTTTGATAATGGGCTTAACCGTTATGGCGTTATTTACAATTTCGCATAGCGGATAAGTATCTTCTTTTTTTGTGAATACTTCAATGATGATTGAAGCAGGGCATTCGTTGCAGGATGTGATCTTTTTGAAAGAAACAGATTTAAACACGACATTGCCGCTTGTCCAGACAACATCTAAATTAATATCAAAGTCAAACGATATGGGAAGTGTGTCAATGTTCGTTCCAGCTATCTGTCCCGGGTTGTACCACAAATCCGTAAGTATCTTTTTCTCGTATCCGCCTTTGTATGATGCAGAAAATGCATTTTCTATTTTTTCTCCTGTTTCCGGGTTTACCATATACACATGCACTATTGCATTAATATTTCCGATGTACACTTTAAGGTCTTGTTCGTAATTTACC
It encodes the following:
- a CDS encoding stalk domain-containing protein, whose translation is VNYEQDLKVYIGNINAIVHVYMVNPETGEKIENAFSASYKGGYEKKILTDLWYNPGQIAGTNIDTLPISFDFDINLDVVWTSGNVVFKSVSFKKITSCNECPASIIIEVFTKKEDTYPLCEIVNNAITVKPIIKKLYADYEIIPPGGTSRKELLAGLKEPIYITASFSNPTIKWSITYNNNPIENYGLLFYVTKIDTGKFKIEFNLPLPFDEQYSPNTLAIRGEAYNEDYAESEEALVEILARKTITDAVPPEIEITQPKQNSITNQKIINIEGKATDNIGILKVLIHNTGIDISELGVFAEPVTLKEGENNIPIEAIDISGNKTTVELKITLDTVPPELTLSAQEETIEKTAEISGETEKDALVTINEKKVTVNEDGTFSLSMQLEIGKNTFTVIATDTAGNKTTKKAEIVRKEKIVIALIIDNPYMYINEILTEIDPGRGTQPVIIPEWGRTVVPIRAIAEALGATVEWDAIERKVTITLNEQKIELWIGNPMAKVNEIGEWIDEDNHDVKPIIINDRTMLPLRFIGESLGCIVEWDPVNRMVIITYIH